The Haloplanus sp. CK5-1 genome contains a region encoding:
- a CDS encoding phosphatase PAP2 family protein, with protein MRADTTLADRDVGEMAVVETFPEAVVDLFDLLTRLGDPVTLLLVVAAGYLLADHLGVSSTRMATALALALGGFAATLALKYAFALPRPPGAGTDGYGFPSGHALGATVVYGGLAALFDDRRLSAAAAALIVVVAASRVVIGVHYLVDVVVGVAVGLGYVAAGLRAGPGYSPASVTAAETGRTFALAAVVGLVALAAAVVTDTVVAAAATAGGWIGWRVAGDRVVAAAGSTRRLVASVALLPGVVVVALLVLDGGVTLPVAGGLAGGTVALVLAIPGLSG; from the coding sequence ATGCGCGCCGACACCACGCTCGCGGACCGCGACGTCGGCGAGATGGCGGTCGTCGAGACGTTTCCGGAGGCGGTCGTCGACCTGTTCGACCTCCTCACGCGCCTCGGCGACCCCGTAACGCTCCTCCTCGTCGTCGCCGCCGGCTACCTGCTCGCCGACCACCTCGGCGTCTCCTCGACCCGGATGGCGACGGCGCTCGCACTCGCGCTCGGCGGGTTCGCGGCGACGCTCGCGCTCAAATACGCCTTCGCGCTCCCGCGGCCGCCCGGAGCGGGGACGGACGGCTACGGCTTCCCCAGCGGCCACGCCCTCGGTGCGACGGTCGTCTACGGCGGACTCGCCGCCCTCTTCGACGACCGCCGGCTCTCGGCGGCCGCCGCCGCCCTGATCGTCGTCGTCGCCGCCTCGCGGGTCGTCATCGGCGTCCACTACCTCGTCGACGTGGTCGTCGGCGTCGCCGTCGGCCTCGGCTACGTCGCCGCCGGCCTCCGGGCCGGCCCCGGCTACTCGCCCGCGAGCGTGACCGCCGCCGAGACCGGTCGGACCTTCGCCCTCGCCGCCGTCGTCGGCCTCGTGGCGCTCGCCGCCGCGGTGGTCACCGACACCGTCGTCGCCGCGGCCGCGACTGCCGGTGGCTGGATCGGTTGGCGGGTCGCCGGTGATCGCGTCGTCGCCGCCGCTGGATCGACGCGCCGCCTCGTCGCCTCGGTCGCCCTCCTCCCGGGCGTCGTCGTCGTCGCTCTCCTCGTCCTCGATGGCGGCGTCACCCTCCCGGTCGCGGGCGGCCTCGCCGGGGGGACCGTCGCACTGGTGCTCGCGATCCCCGGGCTGTCGGGGTAG
- the lrp gene encoding HTH-type transcriptional regulator Lrp, whose protein sequence is MTYENLDAKLINALLGDGRASLRSLAEELDVSVTTVSNHLRDLEDEGVIEGYTPRVNYDALGYDVTAILQLKVEGSALPGITESLRDQKQMVSVYEVTGDYDVIAVGKFRDTDGMNEQIKTLLTDADIRESNTSVVLNAVVENKQFELQVDWE, encoded by the coding sequence ATGACGTACGAAAATCTAGACGCGAAGCTGATCAACGCGCTCCTGGGCGACGGTCGTGCCAGCCTGCGGAGCCTCGCCGAAGAACTCGACGTCTCCGTCACCACCGTCTCGAATCACCTCCGTGACCTGGAAGACGAAGGTGTCATCGAGGGGTACACGCCCCGCGTGAACTACGACGCGCTCGGCTACGACGTGACGGCTATCCTCCAGTTGAAAGTCGAGGGAAGCGCCCTGCCCGGGATCACCGAGAGCCTGCGCGATCAAAAGCAGATGGTCAGCGTCTACGAGGTCACGGGTGACTACGACGTCATCGCCGTCGGCAAGTTCCGCGACACGGACGGCATGAACGAACAGATCAAGACGCTGCTGACCGACGCCGACATCCGTGAGTCCAACACCAGCGTCGTCCTGAACGCCGTCGTCGAGAACAAGCAGTTCGAACTCCAAGTCGACTGGGAGTGA
- the glnA gene encoding type I glutamate--ammonia ligase, with amino-acid sequence MTDETTATDGGLTAEEQGVIDEIDEENVDFLRLQFTDILGTVKNVSVPASQAEKAFTEGIYFDGSSIDGFVRIQESDMRLDPDPETFAVLPWRNGDSGGGAAARLICDVIDTSTGEPFSGDPRGVLKSAIERAEEMGYHVNMAPEPEFFLFEEDEDGRATTKTNDAGGYFDLAPKDLASDVRRDIIYGLESMGFDIEASHHEVAQGQHEINFTYDDALSTADNVATFRAVVRAIAAEHDLHATFMPKPIARINGSGMHTHMSLFTEDGENAFHDEDDEFNLSDTAKSYLAGVLEHAPAITAIADPTVNSYKRLVPGYEAPVYVAWSDRNRSALIRKPAARVPAASRIELRSPDPSCNPYLAFAAMIHAGLDGIENDLDCPDPVRENIYEFDEAKREEYGITTLPSNLGEAVDALEANETIKTALGEHVTEKFIEAKSQEFGEYIVEVSDWELDRYLEKF; translated from the coding sequence ATGACGGACGAAACTACGGCGACAGACGGCGGTTTAACGGCCGAAGAACAGGGCGTGATCGACGAGATCGACGAGGAGAACGTCGACTTCCTCCGGCTCCAGTTCACCGATATCCTCGGTACGGTCAAGAACGTCTCGGTCCCGGCGAGCCAGGCGGAGAAGGCGTTTACCGAGGGGATCTACTTCGACGGCTCTTCGATCGACGGGTTCGTTCGCATCCAGGAGTCGGACATGCGCCTCGATCCCGACCCGGAGACGTTCGCCGTGCTCCCGTGGCGGAACGGGGATTCGGGTGGCGGTGCGGCGGCCCGGCTCATCTGTGACGTGATCGACACCTCGACCGGCGAACCCTTCTCGGGCGATCCGCGTGGCGTCCTCAAGAGTGCCATCGAACGTGCCGAGGAGATGGGCTACCACGTGAACATGGCCCCCGAACCGGAGTTCTTCCTGTTCGAGGAGGACGAGGACGGCCGCGCGACGACGAAGACGAACGACGCCGGGGGTTACTTCGACCTCGCACCCAAGGACCTCGCGTCCGACGTGCGCCGTGACATCATCTACGGCCTAGAGAGCATGGGCTTCGACATCGAGGCCTCCCACCACGAGGTCGCACAGGGGCAACACGAGATCAACTTCACGTACGACGACGCGCTGTCGACGGCCGACAACGTCGCTACCTTCCGCGCGGTCGTTCGTGCCATCGCGGCCGAACACGACCTCCACGCGACGTTCATGCCCAAGCCCATCGCCCGGATCAACGGCTCGGGGATGCACACCCACATGTCGCTGTTCACCGAGGACGGCGAGAACGCCTTCCACGACGAGGACGACGAGTTCAACCTGAGCGACACGGCCAAAAGCTACCTCGCTGGCGTCCTCGAACACGCCCCGGCGATCACGGCCATCGCCGACCCGACCGTCAACAGCTACAAACGGTTGGTGCCGGGCTACGAAGCCCCCGTCTACGTCGCCTGGTCCGACCGCAACCGCTCGGCGCTCATCCGCAAGCCGGCCGCCCGCGTCCCGGCCGCCTCACGGATCGAGCTCCGGTCGCCCGACCCGTCGTGTAATCCCTACCTCGCCTTCGCGGCCATGATCCACGCCGGTCTCGACGGCATCGAGAACGACCTCGACTGCCCGGACCCGGTCCGCGAGAACATCTACGAGTTCGACGAGGCCAAACGCGAGGAGTACGGCATCACGACGCTGCCTTCGAACCTCGGCGAGGCCGTCGACGCCCTCGAAGCCAACGAGACGATCAAGACTGCGCTCGGCGAACACGTCACCGAGAAGTTCATCGAGGCCAAGTCCCAGGAGTTCGGCGAGTACATCGTCGAGGTTTCGGACTGGGAACTCGACCGCTACCTCGAGAAGTTCTAG
- a CDS encoding MFS transporter, whose amino-acid sequence MLTYGVVAGTGLGLGYISPISTLVKWFPDRRGLATGLAVMGFGAGALVSGPVANALIEATSIPTTLYLLGTAYFVAMAAGASYLAPPPEGWVPAGVDPDDVVEADSHGVVVATDLEQLSAREALRTPQFYLVWVVVFINVSAGIMLLSVASNMTQAITGASAAVAATVVGLIGVFNGAGRIVWSSLSDYLGRTTTYGVFFAVQIVGFLALPTVTTVPAFAAVLFVIVSATAAGSPVSRRISRTCSGPMNSARSTATRSPRGRWPESPARRSWRGSSN is encoded by the coding sequence GTGTTGACCTACGGTGTCGTCGCCGGTACGGGGCTCGGATTGGGGTACATCAGCCCCATCTCGACGCTCGTGAAGTGGTTCCCCGACCGACGGGGGCTGGCGACCGGCCTAGCCGTGATGGGGTTCGGCGCCGGCGCGCTGGTGAGCGGCCCCGTGGCGAACGCCCTGATCGAGGCGACGAGCATCCCGACGACGCTGTACCTCCTCGGGACGGCCTACTTCGTCGCGATGGCAGCCGGGGCGAGTTATCTCGCACCGCCGCCGGAGGGGTGGGTTCCAGCCGGCGTCGACCCGGACGACGTCGTGGAGGCGGACAGCCACGGCGTCGTCGTCGCGACGGACCTCGAACAGTTGAGCGCCCGGGAAGCGCTCCGGACGCCACAGTTCTACCTGGTCTGGGTCGTCGTCTTCATCAACGTCTCGGCGGGGATCATGCTCCTGTCGGTGGCATCGAACATGACACAGGCGATCACGGGAGCGAGTGCGGCCGTCGCCGCCACGGTCGTCGGCCTCATCGGGGTGTTCAACGGGGCGGGACGGATCGTCTGGTCCAGCCTCTCCGATTACCTGGGTCGAACGACGACATACGGCGTGTTCTTCGCCGTCCAGATCGTCGGCTTCCTGGCACTGCCCACCGTCACCACCGTCCCGGCGTTCGCGGCGGTGTTGTTCGTCATCGTCTCTGCTACGGCGGCGGGTTCGCCTGTCTCCCGGCGTATCTCGCGGACCTGTTCGGGACCGATGAACTCGGCGCGATCCACGGCTACACGCTCACCGCGTGGTCGGTGGCCGGAGTCGCCGGCCCGACGCTCGTGGCGCGGGTCGTCGAACTGA
- a CDS encoding methyl-accepting chemotaxis protein, with protein MATSESGSTEGGSTAGEDFSQGIVDGKQLPEDQLWNVLTDNLRQIMESTGAAMRILDMEFNVVVENKQMKELGGVDAEESELVKCYDQFCNPEVCGTGNCTLKQIVDEGREEIRVQVEKESYDGRVVPTELVVRPIRDREGDVVAISETFRDISDRKEATRSIKSAVDELKQSAEQVAENSQTISSQATDQLESVTEVSEEVSSLSATVEEIAATADDVKSISERAREEAEAGEEDVDETIEIMTDIERAAADVTDDIRELNESIQQIDELVDVINDIADQTNLLALNASIEAARAGEAGSGFAVVADEVKSLAEESQNRATEIEEIVGEIREDTADTVESLEGTNDVVQEGAEKVRSSGETFKNIAEVVEDVSDGVTEVADATDDQAASTEQIASIVDRTAEDFERVADEAESIAAANEEQTTKIREISNEIDEMNALDVQSEL; from the coding sequence ATGGCAACGAGTGAGAGCGGTTCGACGGAGGGTGGCTCGACGGCCGGCGAGGATTTCTCACAGGGAATCGTCGATGGCAAGCAACTCCCGGAAGACCAGCTCTGGAACGTTCTCACGGACAACCTCCGGCAGATAATGGAGTCGACCGGTGCGGCGATGCGGATTCTCGATATGGAGTTCAACGTCGTCGTCGAGAACAAGCAGATGAAGGAACTCGGTGGCGTCGACGCCGAGGAGAGCGAACTGGTCAAATGCTACGACCAGTTTTGCAACCCCGAAGTCTGTGGGACGGGCAACTGCACGCTGAAACAGATCGTCGACGAGGGGCGAGAAGAGATTCGTGTCCAGGTCGAAAAGGAGAGTTACGACGGGCGTGTCGTCCCGACGGAACTCGTCGTTCGACCGATTCGCGACCGGGAGGGCGACGTGGTCGCTATCAGCGAGACGTTCCGCGATATATCCGACCGGAAGGAAGCGACACGGAGTATCAAATCCGCGGTCGACGAACTGAAACAGTCGGCCGAACAGGTCGCAGAGAATTCACAGACGATTAGCTCCCAGGCGACCGACCAGTTGGAGTCGGTCACGGAGGTCTCGGAGGAAGTGTCGTCGCTCAGTGCGACCGTCGAGGAGATCGCCGCCACCGCCGACGATGTCAAGTCCATTAGTGAACGGGCACGCGAGGAGGCCGAGGCCGGTGAGGAAGACGTCGACGAGACGATCGAGATTATGACAGACATCGAGAGGGCGGCCGCGGACGTGACCGACGACATCCGCGAACTCAACGAGAGCATCCAGCAGATAGACGAACTCGTCGACGTCATCAACGACATCGCCGATCAGACGAACCTACTCGCACTGAACGCCTCCATCGAGGCGGCTCGGGCCGGCGAGGCGGGCTCTGGATTCGCCGTCGTTGCAGACGAGGTCAAGTCACTAGCAGAGGAGTCCCAGAATCGAGCCACCGAAATCGAGGAAATCGTCGGCGAGATCCGCGAGGACACCGCGGATACCGTCGAGAGTCTCGAAGGGACCAACGACGTCGTCCAGGAGGGAGCAGAGAAAGTACGCAGTTCCGGCGAGACGTTCAAGAACATCGCCGAAGTGGTCGAAGACGTCTCAGACGGCGTCACAGAGGTGGCAGACGCCACCGACGACCAGGCCGCAAGTACCGAGCAGATAGCGAGCATAGTCGACCGGACCGCGGAGGACTTCGAACGGGTCGCCGACGAGGCCGAGTCCATCGCGGCAGCGAACGAAGAGCAAACGACGAAGATACGAGAGATCAGTAACGAGATCGACGAGATGAACGCACTCGACGTCCAGAGCGAACTCTGA